The Bos indicus x Bos taurus breed Angus x Brahman F1 hybrid chromosome 3, Bos_hybrid_MaternalHap_v2.0, whole genome shotgun sequence genome includes a window with the following:
- the ANKRD34A gene encoding ankyrin repeat domain-containing protein 34A, producing the protein MLHTEGHALLRAVGQGKLRLARLLLEGGAYVNEGDAQGETALMAACRARYDDPQNKARMVRYLLEQGADPNIADRLGRTALMHACAGGGGAAVASLLLAHGADPSVRDHAGASALVHALDRGDRETLATLLDACKAKGTEVIIITTDTSPSGTKKTRQYLNSPPSPGVEDPAPAPPSPGVCTSPSEIQLQTAGAGGRGLLSPRAQEEEEKRDVFEFPLPKPPDDPSPSEPLPKPPRHPPKPLKRLNSEPWGLVAPPQPVPPAEGRPGFERLTAEFNGLTLTGRPRLSRRHSTEGPEDPPPWAEKVTGGGPLSRRNTAPEAQESGPSSGLRQKLSRMESVELDTPGNLCPDSPECSRPSLERRRYSASPLTLPLAGSVSSPRQSQESLPGAVSPLSGRRRSPGLLERRGSGTLLLDHIAQTRPGFLPPLNVSPHPPIPDIRPGGRAPSLPAPPQAGAPGSPRTKRKLVRRHSMQTEQIRLLGGFQSLGGPGEPGR; encoded by the coding sequence ATGCTGCACACCGAGGGCCACGCTCTTCTTCGGGCCGTGGGTCAGGGTAAGCTACGTTTGGCCCGTTTGCTTCTGGAGGGGGGCGCCTACGTGAATGAGGGTGATGCTCAAGGGGAGACTGCGCTAATGGCGGCCTGTCGGGCCCGGTACGACGACCCCCAGAACAAGGCACGCATGGTACGCTACCTTCTGGAGCAAGGCGCGGACCCCAACATCGCAGATCGCCTAGGGCGCACGGCGCTCATGCACGCTTGCGCGGGTGGCGGGGGCGCCGCGGTGGCCTCCCTGCTCCTTGCCCATGGCGCGGACCCCTCAGTCCGAGATCACGCCGGCGCCTCGGCGCTAGTCCACGCCCTGGACCGCGGGGATCGAGAGACCCTTGCCACGCTGCTGGACGCCTGCAAGGCCAAGGGCACGGAggtcatcatcatcaccactgaCACCTCGCCCTCCGGCACCAAGAAGACCCGCCAGTATCTCAATTCCCCACCGTCCCCGGGGGTGGAGGACCCCGCTCCCGCTCCTCCTAGCCCCGGAGTCTGCACGTCGCCTTCGGAAATCCAACTGCAGACTGCAGGAGCGGGAGGACGGGGATTGTTATCCCCTCGCgcccaggaagaggaggagaagagggacgTATTTGAATTCCCTCTTCCAAAGCCCCCAGATGACCCCTCCCCTTCCGAGCCACTCCCCAAACCACCCCGCCATCCTCCAAAACCCCTCAAAAGGCTCAACTCCGAGCCCTGGGGCCTAGTGGCCCCTCCTCAACCTGTCCCGCCTGCCGAAGGGAGGCCGGGGTTCGAGCGCCTGACCGCCGAATTCAACGGCCTGACCCTGACAGGTCGACCGCGTCTTTCCCGACGTCACAGCACCGAAGGCCCAGAGGACCCGCCCCCGTGGGCGGAGAAAGTGACGGGTGGGGGTCCTCTCTCTCGCAGAAACACAGCGCCAGAAGCTCAGGAGTCTGGCCCCTCTTCAGGGCTGAGGCAGAAACTGAGCCGCATGGAGTCGGTGGAGCTCGATACTCCCGGAAATCTTTGCCCCGACTCGCCCGAGTGCAGCCGCCCGTCCCTGGAGCGCCGCAGATATAGCGCCTCCCCGCTGACCCTCCCTCTAGCAGGCTCGGTTTCCTCCCCACGCCAGTCCCAGGAGAGTCTTCCTGGGGCTGTATCTCCGCTGAGCGGGCGGAGGCGGAGTCCCGGGTTGCTGGAGCGGAGGGGCTCGGGGACGTTGCTCCTGGACCACATCGCGCAAACGCGGCCAGGTTTCCTGCCCCCGCTCAATGTCAGCCCCCATCCTCCCATCCCCGACATTCGCCCGGGAGGTCGGGCGCCTTCGCTGCCCGCCCCTCCCCAGGCGGGGGCGCCAGGCTCTCCCAGGACCAAGCGCAAGTTGGTGAGACGCCACTCCATGCAGACTGAGCAGATCCGCCTGCTAGGGGGCTTCCAGAGTCTAGgcgggccaggggagcctgggcgCTGA